From one Rhizobium lentis genomic stretch:
- a CDS encoding ABC-F family ATP-binding cassette domain-containing protein, translating to MITITDISARIAGRLLLDNASVSLPSGTKAGLVGRNGAGKSTLFRVITGDLSAETGSVSIPKGARIGQVAQEAPGTEDSLIEIVLAADKERAALLAEADTANDPHRIAEIQMRLVDIDAHSAEARAASILAGLGFDQAAQARPASSFSGGWRMRVALAAVLFAEPDLLLLDEPTNYLDLEGTMWLEDYIRRYPHTVIIISHDRDLLNNAVNSIVHLDQKKLTFYRGNYDQFERQKAEADELQTKAKAKNEAARKHLQSFIDRFKAKASKARQAQSRVKALERMGTVAAVIEDHVQPISFPEPEKQPASPIVAIQNGAVGYEPGKPILKNLNLRIDNDDRIALLGSNGNGKSTFAKFISGRLAPESGEVKLAPGLKIGFFAQHQLDDLIPEQSAVEHVRRLMPAEAEAKVRARVAQMGLATEKMATAAKDLSGGEKARLLMGLAAFHAPNLLILDEPTNHLDIDSRRALIEALNDYDGAVILISHDRHLIEATVDRLWLVSGGTVTTFEGDMDEYRDLIVSSGRKKDEKPQGAEETTSKADQRKLNAERRASLTPLKKKINEIESLTAKLEKQIQTLDVELADPVLYEKTPAKAAEKAKQRGEAAAKLAAAEEEWLMLSSEYEEAMAG from the coding sequence ATGATCACGATCACCGATATTTCCGCCCGCATCGCCGGACGCCTGCTTCTCGACAATGCCAGCGTGTCGCTGCCTTCGGGCACGAAGGCGGGGCTCGTCGGGCGCAACGGCGCGGGCAAGTCGACGCTTTTTCGCGTCATAACAGGCGATCTCAGCGCGGAGACCGGATCGGTATCGATCCCGAAGGGCGCGCGCATCGGCCAGGTGGCACAGGAAGCGCCGGGGACCGAGGACTCGTTGATCGAGATCGTGCTCGCCGCCGACAAGGAACGCGCGGCGCTGCTTGCCGAAGCCGATACGGCAAACGATCCGCACCGCATCGCCGAAATCCAGATGCGCCTCGTCGATATCGACGCGCATTCGGCCGAGGCGCGCGCCGCGAGCATTCTCGCCGGCCTCGGCTTCGACCAGGCGGCTCAAGCCCGCCCCGCCTCCTCCTTTTCCGGCGGATGGCGCATGCGCGTGGCGCTCGCCGCCGTGCTGTTTGCCGAGCCGGACCTGCTTCTGCTCGACGAGCCGACCAACTATCTCGACCTGGAAGGCACGATGTGGCTGGAGGATTATATCCGCCGCTATCCACACACGGTCATCATCATCAGCCACGATCGCGACCTCCTGAACAACGCGGTCAACTCCATCGTGCATCTCGACCAGAAGAAGCTCACTTTCTACCGCGGCAATTACGACCAGTTCGAGCGGCAGAAGGCGGAAGCCGACGAGCTGCAGACGAAGGCCAAGGCCAAGAACGAGGCGGCTCGCAAACATCTGCAGAGCTTCATCGACCGCTTCAAGGCCAAGGCCTCCAAGGCCCGGCAGGCGCAATCGCGCGTCAAGGCGCTCGAGCGCATGGGAACGGTCGCCGCCGTGATCGAAGACCACGTTCAGCCAATCAGCTTTCCCGAGCCCGAGAAGCAGCCGGCCTCACCGATCGTGGCGATCCAGAACGGCGCCGTCGGCTACGAACCCGGCAAGCCGATCCTGAAAAACCTCAACCTGCGCATCGACAATGACGATCGCATCGCCCTGCTCGGCTCGAACGGCAACGGCAAGTCGACCTTTGCCAAATTCATCTCGGGGCGACTGGCGCCCGAGAGTGGCGAAGTGAAGCTCGCGCCGGGCCTCAAGATCGGCTTCTTCGCCCAGCATCAGCTCGACGACCTCATCCCCGAGCAATCGGCGGTGGAGCATGTGCGCCGGCTGATGCCCGCCGAAGCAGAGGCCAAGGTGCGCGCCCGCGTCGCGCAGATGGGGCTGGCGACCGAGAAGATGGCGACGGCGGCCAAGGACCTTTCCGGCGGCGAGAAGGCCCGTCTGCTGATGGGGCTTGCCGCCTTTCATGCACCGAACCTGCTGATCCTCGACGAACCGACCAACCACCTCGATATCGACAGCCGGCGGGCGCTGATCGAGGCGCTGAACGACTATGACGGCGCCGTCATCCTGATCTCGCACGACCGCCACCTGATCGAGGCGACGGTCGACCGCCTCTGGCTCGTCAGCGGCGGCACCGTCACCACCTTCGAAGGCGACATGGACGAATACCGCGACCTGATCGTCAGTTCCGGCCGGAAGAAAGACGAGAAACCGCAGGGTGCCGAGGAGACGACATCGAAGGCCGACCAGCGCAAGCTCAATGCGGAAAGGCGCGCCTCGCTGACGCCGCTGAAGAAAAAGATCAACGAAATCGAATCCTTGACGGCGAAGCTGGAGAAACAGATTCAGACCCTTGATGTGGAACTTGCGGATCCTGTTCTCTATGAGAAGACGCCCGCCAAAGCCGCCGAAAAGGCAAAACAGCGTGGCGAGGCCGCCGCAAAACTCGCCGCCGCCGAGGAGGAGTGGCTGATGCTGTCTTCCGAATACGAAGAGGCGATGGCAGGATAG
- a CDS encoding GGDEF domain-containing protein, whose protein sequence is MQNGNALVPREAARSAPMADIQRIAQHMARLNVAALPRNYELFHEAIIGLNPGLAQDIAALGPQPQQAMLDELGLKYRLVGHCGLAGETSRNEASRMLREIAERLAEGLRHKDAFARACGTILKSVSGHEDQSLVAFIGEIDYLSASLTAVLSAEMDIGARLQEDIKALEVLERGISAMQSAAVADKITGLANRIAFNRVISELYEREGGAAGSALIMVDIDNFTDLNERYGTQAGNKLLKKLAGLFSKSIKKNDFVARTEAHEFGFLFSNVGMQDAMAIAERLRTSVEDNLVFATSDKADPGRLTISIGVALSADATTAGQLQANARVALFAAQSNRRQPVQAFGR, encoded by the coding sequence ATGCAGAATGGAAACGCACTGGTGCCGCGCGAGGCCGCGCGCTCGGCGCCGATGGCCGACATTCAGAGGATCGCCCAGCATATGGCGCGATTGAACGTCGCCGCGCTGCCGCGCAATTACGAACTCTTCCACGAGGCGATCATCGGGCTCAATCCGGGCCTTGCTCAGGATATCGCCGCACTTGGACCTCAGCCGCAACAGGCGATGCTCGACGAACTCGGGCTGAAATACCGCCTCGTCGGCCATTGCGGACTGGCCGGCGAAACCTCGCGGAACGAGGCGAGCCGGATGCTGCGCGAGATTGCGGAGCGGCTTGCCGAAGGCCTCAGGCACAAAGATGCATTTGCGCGCGCCTGCGGCACGATCCTGAAATCCGTGTCCGGACATGAGGACCAGAGCCTTGTCGCCTTCATCGGCGAGATCGACTACCTCTCAGCCTCGCTGACGGCGGTGCTGTCGGCGGAGATGGACATCGGCGCCAGGCTTCAGGAAGACATCAAGGCGCTGGAAGTGTTGGAGCGCGGCATTTCGGCGATGCAATCGGCCGCCGTGGCCGACAAGATCACGGGGCTCGCAAACCGCATCGCGTTCAACCGCGTGATATCAGAGCTCTACGAGCGCGAAGGAGGTGCGGCCGGCAGTGCGCTGATCATGGTCGATATCGACAATTTCACCGATCTCAACGAGAGATACGGCACGCAGGCCGGCAACAAACTGCTGAAGAAGCTCGCCGGCCTCTTCAGCAAATCCATCAAGAAGAACGACTTCGTCGCCCGCACCGAGGCCCATGAATTCGGTTTCCTGTTTTCCAATGTCGGCATGCAGGATGCAATGGCGATTGCCGAGCGCCTGCGAACCTCGGTCGAAGACAATCTCGTCTTCGCGACGTCCGACAAGGCCGATCCGGGCAGACTGACCATCTCGATCGGCGTGGCGCTGAGCGCCGATGCGACGACTGCGGGACAGCTTCAGGCCAACGCCCGCGTGGCACTTTTTGCCGCCCAGTCGAACCGGCGTCAGCCGGTGCAGGCATTCGGGCGTTGA
- a CDS encoding DinB family protein: MLRHYRMFAAYNRWANAQVYAAAAELSDAEFRSDRGAFFGSLHRTLNHLLVADRIWMKRFTGTGEAPTTLDAILFDELDALAAARKAEDQRITAWTDRLDEAALAANFTYVTVVQPTEITQPLAPALAHFFNHQTHHRGQCHMTLTALGKPSLQLDLLYFLRTEGREWM, translated from the coding sequence ATGCTTCGACATTACAGAATGTTCGCCGCCTACAACCGCTGGGCCAATGCCCAGGTCTATGCGGCCGCCGCCGAACTCAGCGATGCGGAATTCCGCAGCGATCGCGGCGCCTTCTTCGGTTCGCTTCATCGCACGCTCAATCATCTGCTCGTCGCCGACCGCATATGGATGAAGCGCTTTACCGGCACCGGCGAAGCGCCGACGACACTCGATGCCATCCTCTTTGACGAACTGGATGCGCTGGCCGCAGCCCGCAAGGCCGAGGACCAGCGGATCACTGCCTGGACGGACCGGCTTGATGAGGCGGCGCTTGCAGCCAACTTCACCTATGTCACGGTTGTACAGCCGACCGAGATTACCCAGCCGTTGGCACCGGCACTCGCGCATTTTTTCAACCACCAGACCCATCATCGCGGCCAATGCCATATGACGCTGACGGCACTCGGCAAACCGAGCCTTCAGCTGGACCTTCTTTACTTCCTACGCACCGAAGGCCGCGAGTGGATGTGA
- a CDS encoding glutathione S-transferase family protein: MTRALYSLCGADERRFFSPHCWKAVMALAHKGLDFEEIPTTYARIREIGGGVSSTVPVLDDNGRLVSDSFDIALYLEETYPERPSLFGGEGGKALSRMVEGYSQMIIHPAIMRIALLDIHAILDEGDKAYFRQSREVRLGKPLEVFAADSEAEKAAFGTKLEPLRHMLKFQPFIGGQGPLFADYIVFGALQWLRVSAGLAMLAADDPVIAWFERCLDLHESRGRTVTAA, translated from the coding sequence ATGACGAGAGCCCTCTATTCCCTCTGCGGCGCCGACGAACGGCGCTTCTTTTCGCCCCATTGCTGGAAGGCGGTGATGGCGCTGGCGCATAAGGGACTCGATTTCGAGGAAATCCCGACGACCTACGCCCGCATCCGCGAGATCGGCGGCGGCGTGTCCTCGACCGTGCCGGTGCTCGACGACAACGGCCGGCTGGTCTCGGACAGTTTCGACATCGCCCTTTATCTGGAAGAGACTTATCCCGAGCGTCCGTCGCTGTTCGGCGGCGAAGGCGGCAAGGCGCTGTCGCGCATGGTGGAAGGCTATTCGCAGATGATCATCCATCCGGCGATTATGCGCATCGCCCTTCTCGATATCCATGCCATCCTCGACGAGGGCGATAAGGCCTATTTTCGGCAAAGCCGCGAGGTCAGGCTCGGTAAACCGCTGGAAGTGTTTGCCGCCGACAGCGAGGCGGAGAAGGCTGCCTTCGGCACCAAGCTGGAGCCGCTCCGGCATATGCTGAAGTTCCAGCCCTTCATCGGCGGCCAGGGGCCGCTCTTTGCCGACTATATCGTGTTCGGCGCGCTGCAATGGCTGCGAGTCTCCGCCGGTCTCGCCATGCTGGCCGCCGACGATCCTGTCATCGCCTGGTTCGAACGCTGCCTCGATCTCCACGAAAGCCGCGGCCGGACTGTGACAGCGGCGTGA
- the ndk gene encoding nucleoside-diphosphate kinase, with amino-acid sequence MAIERTFSMIKPDATKRNLTGAITKMLEDAGLRVVASKRVWMSRREAEGFYAVHKDRPFFGELVEGMTSGPTVVQVLEGEGAILKNREIMGATNPANAAEGTIRKVHALSIGENSVHGSDAPETAAQEIKYWFSDTEIVG; translated from the coding sequence ATGGCGATTGAACGCACCTTCTCGATGATCAAGCCTGACGCAACCAAGCGCAACCTGACGGGCGCCATCACCAAGATGCTCGAAGATGCCGGCCTGCGCGTCGTCGCCTCCAAGCGCGTCTGGATGAGCCGTCGCGAAGCCGAAGGCTTTTACGCCGTTCACAAGGATCGCCCCTTCTTCGGCGAACTCGTTGAAGGCATGACCTCCGGCCCGACCGTCGTCCAGGTTCTGGAAGGTGAGGGCGCGATCCTCAAGAACCGCGAGATCATGGGCGCGACCAACCCGGCAAACGCCGCCGAAGGCACGATTCGCAAGGTTCACGCTTTGTCGATCGGCGAAAACTCCGTTCACGGCTCCGACGCTCCGGAAACGGCTGCCCAGGAAATCAAGTACTGGTTCTCCGATACCGAAATCGTCGGCTGA